In a single window of the Arachis hypogaea cultivar Tifrunner chromosome 6, arahy.Tifrunner.gnm2.J5K5, whole genome shotgun sequence genome:
- the LOC112754249 gene encoding protein MAIN-LIKE 2-like, whose translation MADRTLYRLNGVAHIAGSIGDEHTRCIYSVRRQQNMPMHERIIPYLERAGFHLARLNSQWFWLDEPLVSAFVERWRPETHTFHMPFGECTVTLHDVAFQLGLPVDGEAVSGCLGEFASAFCCWPMASKFKEERWGGYFCVAEPEPPWAERLPLGISSSLSPPISTGSSSESSSNSAFSTRSGPAWHSKLGTTGPTYA comes from the exons ATGGCAGACAGGACCCTGTACCGACTGAACGGTGTTGCGCATATTGCCGGTTCTATTGGTGACGAG CACACTAGGTGTATATACAGTGTGAGACGGCAACAGAATATGCCCATGCATGAAAGGATCATCCCGTATTTAGAGAGGGCTGGATTCCATTTGGCAAGGCTAAACAGCCAATGGTTCTGGTTGGATGAGCCACTTGTTAGTGCGTTCGttgagaggtggcgtcctgagacgcaTACATTCCACATGCCTTTCGGAGAATGCACAGTGACATTGCATGACGTGGCATTTCAGCTAGGGCTGCCTGTGGATGGGGAGGCTGTGAGTGGTTGCCTTGGTGAGTTTGCATCAGCATTCTGCTGTTGGCCGATGGCTTCCAAGTTCAAAGAAGAGAGGTGGGGAGGGTACTTCTGTGTTGCAGAACCGGAACCTCCATGGGCTGAACGTCTACCTCTTGGAATATCATCATCACTTTCCCCACCAATATCGACAGGCTCCTCATCCGAATCATCATCAAACAGTGCATTCTCAACTCGATCCGGTCCGGCATGGCATTCAAAATTAGGAACAACAGGACCAACATATGCATGA